Part of the Xanthomonas sp. SI genome is shown below.
CGCCAGGCGCGTCGTGTGCGCGCCCGGCACGGCCGCCGGCTCAGCGTGCCTCTGCCGCCCACTGCAGGGCGTCCGCTCCGGCCGGCAGGTACAGCGGTGTCGACGCGTCGGTCGCCGCGCGCCATACGGCGTCGGCGACGTCCTGCATGCGCGTCCCCGGGCCGGTGGATTCGGCCATCCGCGCGATGGTGCGGCGCATGAAGTCGCCATAGATCTCGTCGTCCATGCCGCGCAGGCGGGTGCGGGCGGTGTCGCGAAAACGCGTCTCGCCCGAAGAGCCGGGCAGCACGATGCGCACGCGCACGCCGAACGGCTCGAGTTCGCTCGCCAGCGATTCGGAGAACGCATTCACCGCTGCCTTGGCCGCCCGGTAGATGCCGACCAGCGGCAGCGGCTTGTAGGTGACGCTGGAGGTGACGTTCACGATGACGCCGGCACCGCGCGCGCGCATCTGCGGCAATACCGCTTGCGTGACCGCCATCGTGCCGAAGGTGTTGGTGTCGAACAGGGCGCGCACGGTCTCCATGTCCGTCAACTCGAACGGCGCGGGCGCGCCGAAGCCGGCGTTGTTGACCAGCACGTCGATCGGGCCGGCGGCCGCGACGGCGGCGCGGATGCTCTGCGCGTCGGTGACGTCCAACGGCAGCACGCGCAACTGCTCCGAAGGCGGCAGCAGGTCGTCTTGGGGCGTGCGCATCGTGGCGAGCACACGCCAATCGCGGGCGAGGAAGTGGCGTGCGGTTTCCAGGCCGAAGCCGGAGGAGCAGCCGGTGATCAGGACGGTCTTCAAGGGGATTCCTTCGATGGGTGGACGATGCAGCGACGATAGATCGCCGCCGCCGTACTCGCTACGATTCAGAGTCCTTGATTCGTTTGCGAGCGTCCAGCGATGGTGGATCCTCTTGCCGAGGTGGTCACGCTGCTGCAGCCGACCGCCCGGTTCTCCAAGCATGTGGTCGGCGCAGGTCCGTGGCGCATCCGGCGCTCGGACGCCGGCCAGCCCTTCTACTGCGCCGTGCTGGAAGGCGGCTGCCGCCTGGCGCTCGATGGCGGCGAGCCGATCGTGCTGCAGGCGGGCGATTTCGTCCTTGTCCCTGCGGCTTACGAGGTCACGATGTCCAGCCTTGTGCCGCACGAGGGCGCGGCCGAAACCGTGCCGACCGCGCTGGGGCCGGGG
Proteins encoded:
- a CDS encoding SDR family oxidoreductase, encoding MKTVLITGCSSGFGLETARHFLARDWRVLATMRTPQDDLLPPSEQLRVLPLDVTDAQSIRAAVAAAGPIDVLVNNAGFGAPAPFELTDMETVRALFDTNTFGTMAVTQAVLPQMRARGAGVIVNVTSSVTYKPLPLVGIYRAAKAAVNAFSESLASELEPFGVRVRIVLPGSSGETRFRDTARTRLRGMDDEIYGDFMRRTIARMAESTGPGTRMQDVADAVWRAATDASTPLYLPAGADALQWAAEAR